The proteins below come from a single Roseiconus lacunae genomic window:
- a CDS encoding glycoside hydrolase family protein, translating into MYSETTGSRKTLGDVDIIYHEGIYHLFHLVLPNHDYIAHAVSDDCFHWRRVENALHIGDPGSWDDSMLWTMHVGPDPHHPGRWRMFYTGLSRRDHGLKQRLGMATSDNLYTWKKSSVHWVDRRSDLPYELPGRPPQPTYQFDGKSAYPVGPDPLYYESSIDEGRHWVSWRDPFYYRDNDRGWLLCAGRVKDGPVVRRGCVAVMEETAPNQFSPRPPLHHPGLYDDIEVPNLLNLRGEYFLIGSIREDAKIRYWHTSEIGRPWQSYDDNVLLASGNYAGRICHDDKGVLLWCFFTPGDDGADRTVRNLMPPPKRLMCDPNGRLRVESFEGFNDRVTGPLAINRLGPMKTARPGDSVTCDDGVLTLSSYSGFQAFLFNDDADCFRLQATIRMIDQGKCGLVFRINRSTHDGYYLSLDLKKGVAQLRAWGTGDEYSGETMMQFQTLQSGFWYNPVAGTAELQLIAHGSYIELTINGRVILSLADQIFSRGALGIYAESTKLEVSNVKLDRLTSPVQSDEHLTVG; encoded by the coding sequence ATGTACAGCGAAACCACTGGAAGCCGAAAGACTCTCGGCGACGTCGACATCATCTATCACGAGGGCATTTACCATCTGTTTCACCTGGTCTTGCCTAACCACGACTACATCGCGCACGCGGTAAGCGACGATTGTTTTCACTGGCGGCGGGTGGAAAATGCGTTGCACATTGGTGATCCCGGTAGCTGGGATGATTCGATGCTGTGGACAATGCATGTTGGACCGGACCCACACCATCCTGGGCGTTGGAGGATGTTTTACACCGGATTGTCCCGCCGTGATCATGGCTTGAAACAGCGTTTGGGCATGGCGACGAGCGACAACCTTTACACCTGGAAAAAATCCAGCGTGCATTGGGTAGATCGCCGATCCGACTTGCCATACGAACTTCCTGGGCGGCCACCCCAGCCGACTTATCAGTTCGATGGAAAAAGTGCATATCCGGTTGGACCAGACCCACTGTATTACGAATCGTCGATCGACGAAGGTCGGCATTGGGTGTCATGGCGGGACCCGTTTTACTACCGAGACAACGACCGCGGATGGTTGCTCTGTGCGGGCCGCGTCAAAGACGGTCCAGTTGTTCGCCGAGGATGCGTGGCGGTGATGGAGGAAACTGCCCCGAACCAGTTCAGTCCACGTCCGCCGCTGCACCACCCCGGTCTGTACGATGACATCGAAGTACCAAACTTGTTGAACCTTCGCGGTGAGTACTTTCTGATCGGTAGCATTCGTGAAGATGCGAAGATCCGCTATTGGCATACATCGGAAATCGGCCGCCCGTGGCAAAGCTATGATGACAACGTTTTATTGGCGTCGGGCAACTACGCAGGAAGAATCTGTCACGATGACAAAGGGGTTTTGCTCTGGTGCTTTTTCACCCCTGGAGACGACGGAGCCGACCGGACGGTTCGCAACCTGATGCCACCGCCGAAACGGTTGATGTGCGATCCGAATGGACGCTTAAGAGTCGAGTCATTCGAAGGATTTAATGACCGCGTCACCGGTCCGTTAGCGATCAACCGACTTGGCCCCATGAAGACGGCGCGTCCTGGCGACAGCGTGACCTGTGACGATGGCGTTCTTACACTGAGCAGCTACAGTGGATTCCAAGCTTTCTTATTCAACGACGATGCCGATTGCTTTCGGCTCCAAGCTACGATTCGAATGATCGATCAGGGCAAGTGTGGACTCGTTTTTCGAATCAATCGATCGACGCACGACGGCTACTACCTTTCACTGGATCTTAAGAAGGGCGTCGCGCAACTGCGAGCTTGGGGAACGGGTGATGAATATAGCGGCGAAACGATGATGCAATTCCAAACGCTCCAGAGTGGTTTCTGGTACAACCCGGTCGCGGGAACAGCTGAACTGCAATTAATCGCACACGGCAGCTATATCGAATTAACGATCAACGGGCGTGTGATCCTGTCTCTCGCCGACCAAATCTTCAGTCGTGGTGCCCTGGGAATTTACGCCGAGAGCACCAAACTTGAGGTCAGCAACGTTAAGCTCGATCGCCTAACGTCACCCGTCCAATCAGACGAACACTTAACAGTCGGATAG
- a CDS encoding PA2169 family four-helix-bundle protein, whose product MNTETESKLDATTLEAARNLVQANLDSAKGFDEISGEVDDAQLSDLFKSMAETRSLLVKELREHIAYAGETAPTEGTWLAALHRSWIELRSTISGGDPKVILIEAERGEDYIKQAYEDVIKRTAGSALNAVLLRQYETVKKGHAAIRTLREAMVE is encoded by the coding sequence ATGAATACTGAAACTGAGAGCAAACTTGACGCGACAACGCTCGAAGCCGCACGTAATCTCGTCCAGGCAAACTTGGACTCCGCAAAAGGGTTCGACGAAATCTCCGGCGAGGTCGACGATGCCCAGCTGAGCGATTTGTTTAAAAGCATGGCTGAAACGAGAAGCTTGCTGGTCAAAGAACTTCGAGAGCACATCGCCTACGCTGGAGAAACAGCTCCTACCGAGGGGACTTGGCTGGCCGCGCTACACCGTTCCTGGATCGAGCTTCGTTCGACGATCAGCGGCGGTGACCCCAAGGTCATCCTGATCGAGGCCGAGCGGGGCGAAGACTATATCAAGCAAGCTTACGAGGATGTGATCAAGCGAACGGCCGGCAGCGCGCTCAACGCGGTATTACTTCGGCAGTACGAGACGGTCAAGAAAGGCCATGCGGCGATCCGAACTTTACGCGAAGCAATGGTGGAGTAA
- a CDS encoding alkaline phosphatase family protein: MSKRSILFVIDAMAFDVVRDWLASDRLPNLARMIQDGGSLHPCVSIFPSITPAATCSIATGCYPKEHGIEGACWYDSETNDTAYFGDDLRLVLQEGMHEYLVDFGDRLNFERLKSPLIYEQASAQGIDSASLNFMWFRGPHRHSRSTPIGIRLAAGSLGDEVYGPKYLKLGDFVHDLPEGVGQVEGMETGMFGKYGFHDDTTSACLMAMAKAGKLPPLTVAYYPLNDSDAHEEGLTQAASKRLTRFDEFLGEFVEQLGGWGVVGRDFSFIMVGDHSQSEPKGAEMNSIQLDDHLHDFRRGDFGNGISDDVQLLICPNMRSAAIYFADECFDVRREVVYRVLKDPNVDQIIMENVELDGRKKYIVASSDRGRLEFWRAGGRDDDDHCDLDEHHRVHRAEDPYGNRWAFCGDLETVDCRVDEHGKVIEGRYPNAFERIEGAFTEGASPVWVTAKPGAEFSVPEVRQHPGGSHGSLHEDDSISGLLVSSDLSLKLSSDDRPRARIVDVMQLCLESIGAERWPANKIKSVDVSTSSPTH, translated from the coding sequence GTGTCCAAACGGAGTATTCTTTTCGTCATTGATGCGATGGCGTTCGATGTGGTCCGCGACTGGCTAGCATCCGACCGGTTGCCCAATCTCGCTCGGATGATCCAGGATGGTGGATCGTTGCATCCTTGTGTTTCGATTTTTCCATCGATCACTCCCGCTGCGACGTGTTCCATCGCGACCGGTTGTTACCCAAAGGAACACGGAATCGAAGGAGCGTGTTGGTACGACTCAGAAACAAATGATACGGCATACTTTGGCGACGACTTGCGGTTGGTCCTCCAAGAGGGAATGCATGAGTATCTCGTCGACTTTGGTGATCGGCTGAACTTTGAACGCCTCAAATCGCCCTTGATCTACGAACAGGCTTCTGCACAGGGGATCGATTCGGCGAGTTTGAACTTCATGTGGTTCCGGGGACCACACCGCCATTCACGCTCAACCCCGATCGGTATCCGACTCGCCGCTGGTAGCTTGGGCGACGAAGTTTATGGGCCGAAATACTTGAAGCTCGGTGACTTCGTTCACGACCTCCCCGAAGGTGTCGGCCAGGTTGAAGGAATGGAAACCGGGATGTTCGGCAAGTATGGGTTTCATGACGACACGACTTCGGCATGCCTTATGGCGATGGCGAAGGCTGGGAAACTGCCGCCGCTCACCGTTGCCTATTACCCGCTGAACGATTCGGACGCGCATGAGGAAGGACTGACACAGGCTGCTTCCAAGCGGCTAACTCGATTCGACGAATTTCTCGGCGAATTTGTGGAACAGCTTGGCGGCTGGGGCGTGGTCGGGCGTGACTTCTCTTTCATCATGGTCGGCGATCATTCGCAATCCGAACCGAAAGGGGCGGAGATGAATAGCATTCAACTTGACGATCACTTGCACGATTTTCGTCGTGGAGATTTTGGCAACGGGATCAGCGACGACGTCCAGCTTCTGATTTGCCCCAACATGCGTTCGGCAGCGATCTACTTTGCCGACGAGTGTTTCGACGTCCGGCGTGAAGTGGTCTATCGCGTTTTAAAGGACCCGAACGTCGATCAGATCATCATGGAAAACGTCGAACTAGATGGGCGGAAGAAATATATCGTTGCCAGTTCCGATCGGGGACGATTGGAGTTCTGGAGGGCGGGAGGAAGAGACGACGATGACCATTGTGATCTCGATGAACACCATCGGGTTCATCGTGCCGAAGACCCGTACGGAAATCGATGGGCATTCTGTGGCGACCTCGAAACGGTCGATTGCCGAGTCGACGAGCACGGCAAAGTGATCGAAGGACGTTACCCAAACGCGTTTGAAAGGATCGAGGGCGCGTTCACCGAAGGTGCGTCCCCTGTCTGGGTTACGGCAAAACCAGGCGCAGAGTTTTCCGTCCCCGAAGTTCGCCAGCACCCCGGTGGCAGCCACGGGTCGTTGCACGAAGACGATTCGATTTCAGGGCTACTGGTTAGTTCTGACCTCAGTTTGAAACTGTCGTCTGATGATCGACCACGGGCAAGGATCGTCGACGTGATGCAACTTTGTCTGGAAAGCATCGGCGCAGAACGCTGGCCAGCCAACAAGATTAAGTCAGTAGACGTTTCGACCAGCAGCCCAACCCACTAA
- a CDS encoding mechanosensitive ion channel family protein: MQHVFLITFVALMQFGGAPSASTEDSATNEPASSSVQVEEVVSDRAIEARLSGIFDAREDFSDVTITADHGVVSFDGLFKTQEDADWATDLAERTEGVVVVDNLANVENEIDIAENWGVISSSLGALWKDFLRRLPLLIAGVITIVLTSVVSKSVAWGLTKIFSRQKRIRPSLRDLIFQLVTIGVWIAGLLVTAVVVFPGMTPTRALTLLGVGSVAIGFAFKDIFENFFAGILILWRYPFDLGDFISSEDLTGQVEEITVRNTMIRRLDGELAVVPNAMLFKTAVDVLTDKSSRRVRLVCGVAYGEDVDRARDVIADAVRACITVDGDRLVEVFAKEFADSSVNYEVAWWTGSTPGEVRRSRDEVVSAIKSALDREGIEIPFPYRTLTFKDSVPMRIQAGSSPEATLPVDVASASHHNEHD, from the coding sequence ATGCAGCACGTTTTCCTGATCACCTTTGTCGCACTGATGCAATTCGGAGGCGCGCCATCTGCGTCCACCGAAGACTCCGCGACGAATGAACCTGCGTCTTCTTCGGTGCAGGTGGAAGAGGTGGTTAGTGATCGTGCGATTGAAGCACGGCTTAGCGGCATCTTTGATGCCAGAGAAGATTTTTCTGACGTGACCATTACCGCCGATCACGGCGTGGTTTCGTTTGACGGTTTATTTAAAACGCAGGAAGATGCGGACTGGGCAACTGATCTCGCCGAGCGAACCGAAGGCGTCGTTGTCGTTGACAACTTGGCAAACGTCGAAAACGAAATCGACATCGCCGAAAACTGGGGTGTGATCTCGTCGAGCCTTGGTGCGCTGTGGAAAGACTTTCTACGGCGTCTGCCACTACTAATCGCCGGGGTCATCACCATTGTTTTGACGAGTGTTGTTTCCAAATCAGTCGCTTGGGGGCTGACTAAGATTTTCAGTCGCCAAAAGCGAATCCGCCCCAGCCTTAGAGACCTTATCTTCCAGCTCGTAACCATAGGCGTCTGGATCGCAGGTTTGTTGGTGACAGCAGTCGTTGTCTTCCCCGGGATGACACCGACGCGAGCGTTGACGCTGCTTGGGGTCGGATCGGTGGCGATCGGGTTTGCATTTAAAGACATCTTTGAAAACTTTTTTGCCGGTATCCTCATCCTTTGGAGATACCCATTTGATCTTGGCGATTTCATTTCCAGCGAAGACCTCACCGGTCAAGTCGAAGAAATCACAGTCAGAAACACGATGATCCGGCGGCTCGACGGAGAATTGGCAGTCGTACCGAATGCGATGCTATTCAAAACCGCGGTCGATGTGCTTACAGATAAGTCATCGCGGCGTGTGCGTTTGGTCTGCGGCGTTGCCTACGGCGAGGACGTGGATCGTGCACGCGACGTGATCGCCGACGCAGTTCGGGCCTGTATCACCGTCGATGGAGACCGCTTGGTCGAGGTGTTTGCAAAAGAGTTCGCCGACTCAAGTGTTAACTACGAGGTTGCTTGGTGGACCGGATCGACTCCCGGAGAAGTCCGTCGCAGTCGTGACGAAGTGGTCTCGGCAATCAAGTCCGCACTCGATCGTGAAGGCATCGAAATTCCGTTTCCCTATCGAACTCTTACCTTCAAGGACAGCGTTCCCATGCGGATTCAGGCGGGATCCAGCCCCGAAGCAACTCTCCCAGTCGACGTGGCATCGGCAAGCCATCACAATGAGCACGATTAA
- a CDS encoding sigma-54-dependent transcriptional regulator, producing MPTVLVIDDDPSVFLLTRKALDGVADIVTAETADEGLELINRRQFDAVLLDIMLPDRNGLALYCEIKEKDRRLPVIFMTVEAASGTAIEAMQLGAFDYVAKPLSVSALRHLISRAIEQRELASVPVAIVADEELAKESGELFIGRSTPMLEVFKAIGRVSKQNVPVLVRGESGTGKELVARALFQYSHRAEGPFLAVNCAALPDTLLESELFGYEKGAFTGADSRRIGKFEQCNKGTLFLDEIGDMASIVQAKVLRVLQDQRFERIGGNNELKTDVRIVAATNRPLEEMVSENTFREDLLYRLNAVTIHLPPLRERPSDIPMLIQHFLSQAKVEFNKPDLEGASPETVEMLKGYSWPGNVRQLRAVVRRCVLDSALPVLVPEVLPNAIKEELAKSATQRPASAIDSVSTASHGNGQPSPTVAGNGSSGNGISVAGGVGDSASGIGQDSAAALAAPGGRTDAVDGMASMSNEMPFSHDDSDADEPNGLGLPALVDNLFEQKSTDMYSEVIAYAERYLLLRVLRETEGNQSKAAAILGITRGKLRDRIASYDIRLESGVRIGE from the coding sequence ATGCCTACCGTATTAGTAATTGACGATGACCCTTCAGTTTTCCTGTTGACCAGGAAAGCGCTCGACGGGGTCGCAGATATCGTTACCGCAGAAACTGCCGACGAAGGTTTAGAGCTGATTAATCGGCGGCAGTTTGATGCCGTCCTTCTAGACATCATGCTTCCCGATCGCAATGGATTGGCACTTTATTGCGAGATCAAAGAAAAGGATCGTCGCTTGCCGGTCATCTTCATGACCGTCGAGGCGGCCAGCGGTACGGCGATCGAAGCAATGCAATTAGGCGCGTTTGACTACGTCGCCAAACCACTATCCGTTTCCGCACTGCGTCACCTTATCTCTCGCGCAATCGAGCAACGCGAACTTGCTTCGGTGCCGGTTGCAATTGTCGCCGACGAAGAACTTGCCAAAGAATCGGGTGAGCTTTTTATTGGACGCAGCACGCCGATGCTAGAAGTTTTTAAAGCGATCGGACGCGTGAGTAAACAGAATGTTCCAGTGTTGGTACGTGGTGAAAGCGGGACAGGGAAGGAGTTGGTCGCGCGGGCACTGTTTCAATACAGCCACCGAGCGGAAGGCCCGTTTCTGGCTGTCAACTGTGCCGCATTACCAGATACGCTTCTTGAAAGCGAGTTGTTTGGCTATGAGAAAGGAGCGTTCACGGGCGCCGATTCACGACGGATCGGAAAGTTCGAACAATGCAACAAAGGGACGCTTTTCTTGGATGAAATTGGAGACATGGCGTCCATCGTTCAGGCCAAAGTACTTCGTGTTTTGCAGGATCAGCGGTTTGAGCGAATCGGCGGAAATAACGAACTAAAGACCGACGTTCGGATCGTCGCTGCGACCAACCGGCCGCTCGAAGAAATGGTGTCTGAAAATACATTCCGCGAAGACCTGTTGTATCGTTTAAATGCGGTCACCATTCACCTTCCGCCGCTCCGGGAGCGTCCCAGTGATATCCCGATGTTGATCCAACACTTCTTAAGTCAGGCCAAAGTCGAGTTTAACAAGCCAGACCTCGAAGGCGCGTCTCCTGAAACCGTGGAGATGTTAAAGGGCTACTCTTGGCCAGGGAACGTCCGTCAGCTACGTGCCGTCGTCCGTCGCTGTGTTCTCGATTCGGCACTCCCAGTCCTAGTACCCGAAGTCCTTCCCAATGCGATCAAGGAAGAACTTGCGAAATCGGCGACTCAACGACCAGCCTCGGCAATAGACTCCGTATCGACAGCGTCTCACGGAAATGGACAACCATCTCCCACAGTGGCTGGAAATGGCTCATCCGGTAATGGTATTTCGGTAGCCGGCGGAGTAGGAGATTCCGCTAGTGGGATCGGCCAAGATTCGGCGGCGGCGCTCGCGGCCCCGGGCGGTCGCACCGATGCGGTTGACGGGATGGCCTCGATGTCAAACGAAATGCCATTTTCCCATGACGACTCCGATGCGGATGAGCCAAACGGCTTAGGGCTACCGGCCCTGGTGGACAACCTGTTCGAACAGAAGTCAACCGACATGTATTCGGAAGTCATAGCGTATGCGGAACGTTACTTGCTATTGCGAGTGCTCCGCGAAACGGAAGGTAATCAAAGTAAGGCGGCGGCTATTCTCGGAATTACTCGCGGGAAACTTCGTGACCGTATCGCCAGTTACGATATTCGTCTTGAGAGTGGAGTAAGAATCGGTGAATGA
- a CDS encoding Hpt domain-containing protein — MNENLAVKQRFAGALQRLDGDFELLCEMAAVTLPDCPDVLARIQNDLDADDSAKAASSLHKLKGMLSTYETDGVVIEIQEMLAMARRGNLEELKVLFAKELPRIEALIQEIQVLCDHANSNA, encoded by the coding sequence GTGAATGAAAATCTAGCTGTTAAACAACGTTTCGCGGGGGCGCTACAGCGTCTCGATGGCGACTTCGAGCTTCTCTGTGAAATGGCGGCGGTGACGCTACCAGACTGCCCTGATGTACTCGCTCGAATCCAGAATGATCTTGATGCGGACGACAGTGCCAAGGCAGCATCGTCACTGCATAAGCTTAAAGGCATGCTAAGCACCTATGAAACTGATGGTGTGGTCATCGAGATCCAAGAGATGCTTGCGATGGCACGGCGAGGAAACCTGGAAGAATTAAAGGTGCTTTTCGCGAAGGAATTGCCGCGAATCGAAGCCTTGATTCAAGAGATCCAGGTTCTTTGCGATCATGCGAATTCGAATGCCTAA
- a CDS encoding SHD1 domain-containing protein, which yields MRFQYRWLFSLALVTLPAIASARQWSDQSGRFQVEGQLVASDEDKVVVRTEEQGLLVLRIDQLSKADQSYLAEKGSKSQKTDDTSESDDALTPAKPAVDTTWRLTDGETVTGRLVGFGKQTLVLKRRDSDVVVNDVALEDLPKAYAKILPEAIEAIDRVEIEDPADLEDHLIDLGTGPLEYEVSGVQLALPEGGMITLPINILAGPDASAVRPGFERWLAAQNEAVEEDERSQSSQFERLMLDSYSRMSDRSVATTGNLDSTAMTRARLMDLQLQAATAGVTDVWQVGLIPRVSYRYPTTVVVYAENSRGARIAASAKYPGWRIGPIRKLSY from the coding sequence ATGAGATTCCAATACCGATGGCTCTTCAGTCTTGCGCTAGTCACCCTGCCCGCGATCGCGTCGGCTCGCCAATGGTCCGACCAGTCGGGACGCTTTCAAGTGGAAGGTCAGCTTGTCGCCTCTGACGAAGATAAGGTTGTCGTTCGAACGGAAGAACAAGGTTTGCTGGTGCTACGAATCGATCAGCTTTCCAAGGCCGACCAGTCCTACCTGGCTGAGAAAGGATCAAAGTCGCAGAAAACCGATGATACAAGCGAGTCAGATGACGCGTTGACTCCCGCGAAACCAGCAGTCGATACGACTTGGAGACTAACCGATGGTGAAACCGTTACCGGACGTTTAGTCGGTTTCGGAAAACAAACATTGGTTCTGAAGCGTCGGGATAGTGACGTGGTCGTCAACGATGTCGCGCTCGAAGATCTTCCGAAAGCTTATGCGAAGATTTTGCCTGAAGCGATCGAGGCGATCGATAGAGTTGAGATCGAAGACCCGGCTGACCTTGAAGATCATCTGATCGACTTGGGGACCGGACCGTTGGAATATGAAGTCAGCGGCGTGCAGCTTGCGTTGCCAGAAGGCGGGATGATTACGCTGCCGATCAACATTCTAGCCGGTCCAGATGCGTCTGCGGTTCGCCCCGGATTTGAACGCTGGTTGGCCGCACAGAATGAGGCCGTCGAAGAAGACGAACGCAGTCAGTCGAGTCAATTCGAACGGCTGATGCTTGATAGCTACAGTCGGATGTCAGATCGAAGTGTCGCAACCACAGGCAACCTAGATTCGACGGCGATGACCCGGGCGAGGCTGATGGACTTGCAATTGCAGGCTGCGACGGCGGGCGTCACCGACGTTTGGCAAGTCGGACTGATCCCTCGAGTCTCTTATCGATACCCAACGACGGTGGTCGTGTATGCCGAAAATAGTCGCGGCGCTCGTATTGCTGCGTCGGCAAAATATCCCGGTTGGCGAATTGGGCCGATTCGAAAGCTGAGTTACTAA
- a CDS encoding AI-2E family transporter, whose product MNDRVAPSSSFYLVILFTAIIATSLLLAYEVFLVLFLGLIFGVFLTYLRKALARATPLSETWSLGIVVTALLVLMGIGVLIFFVQAQSQMDRMADTLEKGASRLLETVDDYPTVKSMVKSTPILNEFVKGQRANSGNTESNPKANRDSASEQTNTSSMSNGWSSPIENAARAAGQVFQTTLGFFVNALLIFFVGIFIASSPSIYHRGFVRLFSVHKRERVSEIVSATVETLWRWTLGRLATMAITGFGAFLLLTVLGIPMATTIGLLTAILTFVPNIGAVVAFGLSLLVALPEGTTPAILVSVGYVGLQLLESYVITPLIQQKQVAMPPALLISFQAFLGVALGFLGAVVASPLLAAGSTIVKMAYIEDVLEDESDAE is encoded by the coding sequence ATGAACGATCGAGTTGCTCCGAGTTCAAGCTTTTATCTCGTGATACTGTTCACCGCGATCATCGCTACCTCACTGTTGCTCGCGTATGAGGTGTTCTTAGTATTGTTCCTCGGATTGATCTTTGGCGTCTTCCTCACTTATCTTCGGAAGGCGCTCGCTCGTGCCACACCGCTTTCGGAAACCTGGTCCCTCGGTATTGTCGTTACGGCGCTTCTAGTCCTGATGGGAATCGGAGTCTTAATCTTCTTCGTGCAGGCGCAAAGCCAAATGGACCGGATGGCAGACACTCTTGAAAAAGGAGCGAGTCGTTTGCTGGAGACGGTCGACGACTATCCGACGGTAAAGTCAATGGTCAAATCAACTCCGATCCTCAATGAGTTTGTCAAAGGCCAACGGGCAAATTCGGGAAACACGGAATCGAATCCGAAGGCCAATCGTGACTCAGCATCAGAGCAGACAAACACGTCATCGATGTCAAACGGCTGGTCGTCGCCCATCGAGAACGCGGCGCGTGCCGCCGGCCAGGTCTTCCAGACCACTTTGGGTTTCTTCGTCAATGCACTGCTGATTTTCTTTGTCGGAATATTCATAGCGAGTTCGCCGTCGATCTATCACCGGGGATTTGTGCGTCTTTTCTCAGTTCACAAACGCGAGCGTGTATCCGAAATCGTTTCCGCGACCGTTGAAACCTTATGGCGTTGGACGCTCGGTCGACTTGCCACGATGGCGATCACGGGATTCGGTGCATTCCTTTTGTTGACGGTGCTAGGAATCCCCATGGCAACCACGATCGGACTACTGACTGCGATCTTGACTTTCGTTCCGAACATCGGAGCCGTCGTAGCATTTGGTCTATCGTTATTGGTGGCGCTCCCCGAAGGTACGACGCCCGCGATCTTGGTTTCCGTTGGCTATGTCGGACTGCAACTACTTGAAAGCTATGTAATCACACCGTTGATCCAGCAAAAACAAGTCGCGATGCCACCGGCACTGTTGATTTCGTTTCAAGCATTTCTCGGGGTAGCACTTGGATTTCTTGGAGCCGTCGTCGCATCGCCCCTGCTGGCTGCCGGTTCGACGATCGTCAAAATGGCGTACATCGAAGACGTTTTGGAAGATGAAAGCGACGCCGAATAA
- a CDS encoding inositol oxygenase family protein has translation MTFDMKYDGPLNTLDDWEDDLKQRYPEQDQPAEKAKDEFRDYGEQTRPGVREFYRQNHRYQTYDFVQQKRTEFLGLDRRAMTVWEAMEYLNQLVDESDPDTDLSQIEHLMQTAEGIRADGHPRWMILTGLIHDLGKILCLFDEPQWAVVGDTFPVGCKFSDRIVLAEFFADNPDSNDPRYNTQFGVYKPNTGLDNVLMSWGHDEYLYHVVKDYLPEEALYMIRYHSFYPQHRESAYDHLLNDHDHQMFQWVQKFNPYDLYTKSDQRPDVEALKPYYLELIDEYMPGKLAW, from the coding sequence ATGACTTTCGATATGAAATACGACGGACCTTTAAACACGCTCGACGACTGGGAAGACGACCTCAAACAAAGGTATCCGGAGCAGGACCAACCGGCGGAGAAAGCGAAGGATGAATTCCGCGATTATGGCGAGCAAACCAGGCCCGGTGTTCGTGAATTTTATCGCCAGAACCATCGCTATCAAACGTACGATTTCGTTCAACAGAAACGCACCGAATTCCTGGGGCTAGATCGCCGAGCGATGACGGTATGGGAGGCGATGGAATATCTCAATCAGCTTGTCGACGAGAGCGATCCCGATACGGATCTATCGCAGATTGAGCACTTGATGCAAACAGCCGAAGGGATCCGCGCCGACGGACATCCGCGGTGGATGATCCTGACCGGCCTGATACACGATCTGGGAAAGATCCTTTGCCTGTTTGACGAACCTCAATGGGCAGTCGTGGGGGATACTTTTCCGGTTGGTTGCAAGTTCTCGGACCGAATTGTGCTTGCCGAGTTTTTTGCCGACAACCCCGACTCGAACGATCCCCGCTACAACACGCAGTTCGGCGTGTACAAACCAAACACGGGTCTAGACAACGTCTTGATGTCTTGGGGACACGACGAGTACCTGTACCATGTCGTCAAAGATTACCTGCCCGAGGAAGCACTCTATATGATTCGCTACCACTCGTTCTATCCCCAACATCGCGAGTCGGCGTACGATCATTTGCTGAACGATCACGATCACCAGATGTTCCAGTGGGTGCAAAAATTCAACCCTTATGACCTTTACACCAAAAGCGACCAACGGCCGGACGTCGAAGCACTCAAGCCATATTATCTGGAGCTGATCGACGAATACATGCCGGGTAAATTGGCATGGTAG
- a CDS encoding TatD family hydrolase, producing MTLRLFDTHAHLNTDAFDDNVDDVVRRAREVGVEAIMVIGIDAATSRRACELAAQFPGVLYAAVGIQPNSAAEAAPDDFSVIEELAGYPGVRAIGETGLDCYWDDTPLEMQHDYFDRHIELCRQTALPMVIHMRESGGLIVDQLRRQAAVPPGIMHSFTGDWECASACLELGLHISFAGMVTFKKSNELREVAKQVPADRLLVETDSPYLSPEPLRGKRPNEPARVEHTLRCLAEVRGVSPESLAEITTDNARRLFQLP from the coding sequence ATGACCCTTCGCCTCTTTGATACGCACGCCCACCTGAATACGGATGCCTTTGATGATAATGTCGACGATGTCGTCAGGCGGGCTCGCGAGGTCGGCGTCGAAGCGATCATGGTCATCGGCATTGATGCCGCTACCAGTCGTCGTGCCTGTGAGTTAGCGGCACAGTTTCCAGGCGTTCTGTATGCCGCCGTTGGCATCCAACCAAATTCGGCTGCCGAAGCCGCACCGGACGACTTTTCGGTCATCGAAGAACTAGCGGGATATCCTGGTGTTCGCGCAATCGGCGAAACGGGGTTGGATTGCTATTGGGATGACACGCCGCTGGAAATGCAGCATGACTACTTTGATCGCCATATAGAGCTTTGTCGTCAGACGGCACTTCCGATGGTCATCCACATGCGTGAAAGTGGTGGATTGATCGTCGACCAGTTGCGGCGTCAAGCGGCCGTTCCCCCTGGCATCATGCACTCCTTCACCGGCGACTGGGAATGTGCCTCGGCATGTTTGGAGTTAGGCCTGCACATCAGTTTTGCCGGAATGGTGACTTTCAAGAAAAGCAATGAACTTCGCGAAGTCGCCAAGCAGGTTCCGGCGGATCGACTGCTCGTCGAAACCGATTCGCCTTACCTGAGCCCCGAGCCGCTGCGTGGAAAACGGCCGAACGAGCCGGCCCGCGTCGAGCACACGCTACGCTGTCTCGCCGAGGTGCGCGGCGTCAGTCCGGAGTCGTTGGCCGAGATCACGACCGACAACGCACGTCGGTTATTTCAGTTGCCGTGA